TTCGCCCTCTCGCTCGAAGTAATCGCGAATCGAGCAGCCTATGCGCTGCTCGATCACGTGATCGGTGTCGATGAACGGAAGGTCCAGCCGCATCCCCAGGCGCCGGCCCACTGCGGATTTTCCGGCGCCGGGCAAGCCGACGAGTGCGACCGCCACGCGGTGGCTGCTACGCCCGCGCGTCAGCGCGCGGCGTTGCGGTCGGTAATCATCTTCGGGGTGATAAAGACGAGCATTTCGGTCTTGTTGGCAACGCGTTCGCGCTTGCGGAACAGTGCCCCCAGGTAGGGCACTTCACCCAGCACCGGCACGCGCGATTCGTCATTGGTTTCGGTGAGCTCGAAGATACCACCGATGACGACCGTGCCGCCGTTCTCCACCAGCACCTCGGTCTGCACGTGCTTGGTGTTGATCGCCGGGCCCGCCGAGGTATTCACGCCGCGGGCGTCCTTGCTTACGTCCAGCGTCAGGATGATGTTGCCCTCCGGCGTGATCTGCGGCGTGACTTCGAGCTTCAGCACCGCCTTGCGGAACGAGATCGAGGTAGCGCCGCTGGACGTGGCCTGCTGGTACGGGATTTCTTCACCCTGCTCGATCAGCGCCTTGGTCTGGTCGGCTGTGATGACGCGTGGGCTGGACACCAGCTTGCCCTTGCCGTCGGCTTCGAGCGCCGAGATCTCGAGGTTCAGCATGCGCGAGAAGCTCGAATTGAAGAGCGAGATCGCGAAGGTGCCTGCTGCGTTGCCTGTGCCGCCCGCATCGCCTGCCGGGAGGTTGATGAAGTTGGAATTAGTCCAAGTGGTGGTGGCAGTGCTGGCGCCACCGTTGGTGCCCGCCGTGACGACGGGCATCACGCCAACGTTGCCATAGGCCCGATTCCCAGCGGACGATGCAAAACGCTCGCCCGAGATACCGCCGCCCAGCCGCACACCGAGCGACTTGCCGAAGGTATCGGACGCTTCGACGATCCGGGCTTCGATCAGCACTTGGCGAACTGGAATGTCCAGCTTCTGGATCAGCTCGGTCACCTGGGCCAGGCGCGACGGGATGTCCGACACGAAGAGCTGGTTGGTGCGCGACTCGGCGATGACGCTGCCGCGAGGGCTCAGGATGCGCGTCGTCGTACCACCGCCGCCACCGCCACCCGATGCAGCGCTCGTCCCAGTCAGCCCCTGAGCAATGGCAATCGCTTTGGTGTAGTTAAGCTGGAACGATTGGGTCCGCAGTGGCTCCAGATTCTCGATCGCGGCCTTGGCCTCGAATTCGAGCTTTTCCTTCGCGTTGATTTCATCCTTGGGCGCGATCCACAGCACGCTGCCGTTCTTGCGCATGCCCAGATTCTTCGCCTGCATGATGATGTCGAGCGCCTGGTCCCAGGGCACGTCCTTCAGTCGCAGAGTCAGCGCGCCGCTCACCGAATCCGAAGTCACGATGTTGAAGTTCGTGAAGTCGGCAATCACCTGCAGCAGCGAACGGATTTCGATGTTCTGGAAGTTGAGCGACAGCTTCTCGCCGTTGTAGCCGACGCCTTGCGTCAGCTTGGTCGGATCGACCTTGCGGGCGCGGACCTCGACCACAAACTGGTTCTCGCTCTGGTAGGCGCTGTGCTCCCAGTCACCCTTGGCTTCGATCGTCATGCGGACGCGGTCGCCCGATTGCTGTGAAGTGATCAGCTGGACCGGCGTTCCGAAGTCGGCCACGTCGAGGCGGCGGCGCAGCCCCTCTGGCAACGTCGACTTGGTGAACTCCACGACGAGGTTCTTGCCCTGCTGCTTGACGTCGACACCAACCTGGTTGTTCGGAAGATCGACGATGACGCGGCCCGTGCTGTCGGCGCCAAGGCGGAAATCGACGTCGCGCAACGGCAGCATGTCCCGGTTGCGGTTTTCCGCGAAAGTCGTGGCGGCAGACGTGACAAGCGCGGAGCCAGCCACCGGTTCGAGAATGACCAGCAGCGACTTGCCCTGGATCTCGGCCTTGTACGCAGTCGCCTGCTTCAGGTTCAACACCACCCGGCTGCGTTCACCAGCCTGAACCACGTTCACCGAGCGCAGGTTGCCCTGGTTCACCTCGATGGCGGAGCGGCCGATGGCGTTCGTGACACCCGGGAAATCGAGCGCAATGCGAGCCGGCGTTTGCACGGCAAACCCGGCGGGCACCGCGGTGAGCGGCTGCGCGAGGTCGATGCGGATCACTTCCGCGCCGGACTGGGTCGAGCTGGTCACGGCCTCGATGGCGTTTTGCGCATGGGCCACGGCCAATGCGCCGAAGGCCAGCAGACCCAGGCCGGCAGCGCGCAGCCACTGTGCCATCGTTGATTTGTTTTGGTTCATTTCGCACTCTCTTGCAGCTGCAGCGTCGCGACGCGTTCGATCCATTCACCGGCGGCGTCTTGCACGATTTCACGCAAGGCGACTTCGGTTTCGTTGATACGGGTAATGCGCCCGTAGTTGAGTCCCAGGTATTCGCCTACGCGCACCTTGTAGAGCAA
This is a stretch of genomic DNA from Variovorax paradoxus. It encodes these proteins:
- the pilQ gene encoding type IV pilus secretin PilQ, whose amino-acid sequence is MNQNKSTMAQWLRAAGLGLLAFGALAVAHAQNAIEAVTSSTQSGAEVIRIDLAQPLTAVPAGFAVQTPARIALDFPGVTNAIGRSAIEVNQGNLRSVNVVQAGERSRVVLNLKQATAYKAEIQGKSLLVILEPVAGSALVTSAATTFAENRNRDMLPLRDVDFRLGADSTGRVIVDLPNNQVGVDVKQQGKNLVVEFTKSTLPEGLRRRLDVADFGTPVQLITSQQSGDRVRMTIEAKGDWEHSAYQSENQFVVEVRARKVDPTKLTQGVGYNGEKLSLNFQNIEIRSLLQVIADFTNFNIVTSDSVSGALTLRLKDVPWDQALDIIMQAKNLGMRKNGSVLWIAPKDEINAKEKLEFEAKAAIENLEPLRTQSFQLNYTKAIAIAQGLTGTSAASGGGGGGGTTTRILSPRGSVIAESRTNQLFVSDIPSRLAQVTELIQKLDIPVRQVLIEARIVEASDTFGKSLGVRLGGGISGERFASSAGNRAYGNVGVMPVVTAGTNGGASTATTTWTNSNFINLPAGDAGGTGNAAGTFAISLFNSSFSRMLNLEISALEADGKGKLVSSPRVITADQTKALIEQGEEIPYQQATSSGATSISFRKAVLKLEVTPQITPEGNIILTLDVSKDARGVNTSAGPAINTKHVQTEVLVENGGTVVIGGIFELTETNDESRVPVLGEVPYLGALFRKRERVANKTEMLVFITPKMITDRNAAR